Proteins co-encoded in one Gossypium arboreum isolate Shixiya-1 chromosome 11, ASM2569848v2, whole genome shotgun sequence genomic window:
- the LOC108455734 gene encoding xyloglucan galactosyltransferase XLT2-like, whose translation MPPNSSSAAIHSPKKTNSSSTSLHLQPFSFLWLLLFIVSLQVTILFMARAAPFYNRRTHFPNPVSDPCSSGRIFVYNLPPVFNEELLDNCHELDPWNSRCEALSNGGLGRKATGLSGVVPEELIPAWYWTDQFAMEVIYHNRILNHKCRTMEPDSATAFYIPFYAGLAVGKYLWSNYTTKDRDKYCEMILDWVRDQPYWNSSDRWDHFTTMGRITWDFRRSKNEDWGSRCIYMPGMRNITRLLIERNPWDYFDVGVPYPSGFHPRSDSDIFQWQHFVRNRQRDTLFCFAGAPRGAVKNDFRGLLLNQCMNASGLCRAVDCAGTRCSNGTSAILETFLNSDFCLQPRGDSFTRRSIFDCMVAGSIPVFFWHRTAYLQYQWFLPNDPKSYSVFIHRDEVKNGTSIQSVLQSYSREEVKKMREKVIEFIPKLIYAKPENGLESIKDAFDVAIDGVLKRNKEHEQPGYKWK comes from the coding sequence tctccatcttcaACCTTTTTCATTTCTATGGCTGCTCCTTTTCATCGTCTCACTTCAGGTAACCATTCTCTTTATGGCTCGCGCCGCCCCTTTCTACAATCGCCGAACCCATTTCCCGAACCCAGTATCCGACCCGTGCTCGTCGGGTCGTATCTTCGTTTACAACTTGCCACCTGTTTTCAACGAAGAGTTGTTGGATAATTGCCACGAGCTGGACCCATGGAATTCACGTTGCGAAGCATTGTCCAACGGTGGGTTAGGGAGGAAGGCGACGGGATTATCCGGCGTCGTACCGGAAGAGTTGATCCCGGCTTGGTACTGGACAGACCAGTTCGCCATGGAAGTTATTTACCACAACCGTATTTTGAACCACAAGTGTCGCACCATGGAACCGGATTCCGCTACGGCGTTTTATATCCCGTTTTACGCTGGACTCGCCGTCGGGAAGTACTTGTGGTCCAATTATACTACAAAAGATCGTGATAAGTACTGCGAGATGATACTAGACTGGGTCCGAGATCAACCGTATTGGAACAGTTCCGACAGATGGGATCATTTCACGACCATGGGACGCATCACATGGGATTTCCGGCGGTCCAAAAACGAGGACTGGGGTTCCCGATGTATTTACATGCCGGGCATGAGGAACATCACGCGTCTCTTGATTGAACGAAACCCCTGGGACTATTTTGACGTCGGTGTACCTTATCCTAGTGGATTCCACCCCAGGTCCGACTCCGACATCTTCCAATGGCAGCACTTCGTCCGTAACCGCCAACGCGACACCCTCTTCTGCTTTGCCGGAGCGCCGCGCGGCGCCGTGAAGAACGATTTCCGAGGCTTGCTGTTGAACCAATGTATGAACGCTTCCGGGTTATGCCGGGCCGTTGATTGCGCCGGTACCCGTTGCTCCAACGGCACATCGGCGATCCTCGAAACATTTTTGAATTCCGATTTTTGCTTGCAACCCAGAGGCGACAGTTTCACCCGCAGGTCAATTTTCGACTGCATGGTCGCCGGTTCCATCCCCGTCTTCTTCTGGCACCGAACGGCTTATCTCCAGTACCAATGGTTTTTACCGAATGATCCCAAAAGTTACTCGGTTTTTATCCACCGGGACGAGGTGAAAAATGGGACGAGCATTCAAAGCGTGCTTCAAAGTTACAGTAGAGAAGAAGTGAAGAAAATGAGGGAGAAAGTGATTGAATTCATTCCCAAGTTAATTTATGCAAAGCCTGAGAATGGTTTGGAGAGTATTAAAGATGCATTTGATGTCGCCATTGATGGAGTGTTAAAGAGAAATAAGGAGCATGAGCAGCCTGGTTACAAGTGGAAATGA